Proteins from a single region of Candidatus Krumholzibacteriia bacterium:
- a CDS encoding thiamine phosphate synthase has product MDRDTARIPGAALEVALQVRIETELGALHLAAQALERVHQAAPAVRLFLNAAADAASLGYDGVHWPERRIPDRPGALPLPAAASVHSEAALHRAENAGASFVLYGPVWSPGWKKLAGRGIDSLGALAARAMVPVLAIGGITPERVPACLGAGAAGVAVASGVFRAADSRAALAAYAAVLRAASTA; this is encoded by the coding sequence TTGGACCGCGACACGGCGCGGATTCCGGGGGCCGCGCTCGAGGTGGCGCTGCAAGTGCGGATCGAGACGGAACTCGGAGCGCTGCACCTCGCGGCGCAGGCGCTCGAGCGCGTACACCAAGCGGCACCGGCGGTGCGCCTCTTCCTCAACGCCGCGGCCGATGCGGCCAGCCTCGGGTACGACGGCGTGCACTGGCCGGAACGGCGCATTCCTGACCGCCCGGGAGCCCTGCCGTTGCCCGCCGCCGCCTCGGTGCACTCCGAGGCAGCGCTTCACCGCGCCGAGAATGCCGGCGCCAGCTTCGTCCTCTACGGACCGGTGTGGTCGCCGGGATGGAAGAAGCTCGCGGGGCGCGGGATCGATTCTCTCGGGGCCTTGGCAGCGCGCGCCATGGTTCCAGTGCTCGCCATCGGCGGCATCACGCCGGAGCGCGTGCCCGCGTGCCTGGGGGCGGGAGCCGCCGGTGTCGCGGTGGCGAGCGGCGTTTTTCGGGCGGCGGACTCAAGGGCGGCCCTCGCTGCCTATGCCGCCGTGCTCCGCGCCGCGAGCACGGCCTGA
- the thiS gene encoding sulfur carrier protein ThiS: MGTQASVRVNGEPRNVEAGTKLAMLIPRAAGAAHEGIAVAVNGAVVPRAQWQEREVGDGDDIEIVRAVQGG; this comes from the coding sequence ATGGGAACGCAGGCGAGCGTGCGGGTGAACGGTGAGCCGCGAAACGTCGAAGCGGGAACGAAGTTGGCCATGCTCATCCCACGGGCAGCCGGAGCGGCCCATGAAGGAATCGCCGTGGCAGTGAACGGCGCCGTGGTGCCACGGGCGCAATGGCAGGAAAGAGAGGTTGGCGATGGCGACGACATCGAGATCGTCCGGGCCGTCCAAGGGGGCTGA
- a CDS encoding thiazole synthase, with protein MATTSRSSGPSKGAEKGPGLKAQTDEGWKLGSLQLTGRLILGTARYPSTQTLLDALAAAGAELATVGIRRVSPSAGGEENLYRLLRQYGYRVLPNTAGCFTARDAVLTAELAREALDTSLLKLEVIGDEDTLLPDVAGLLEAARELVRLGFQVLPYTNDDPITAKKLEDLGCLAVMPLGAPIGSGLGIRNPHNIELIVERARVPVIVDAGVGTASDVAVAFELGCDAVLLNTAVARARDPVTMAAAMHAAARAGWLARRAGRIPRLFRAQASTALEGRIGGHKGPPPS; from the coding sequence ATGGCGACGACATCGAGATCGTCCGGGCCGTCCAAGGGGGCTGAGAAGGGGCCGGGACTGAAGGCTCAGACCGACGAGGGCTGGAAGCTGGGTTCCCTTCAACTCACCGGCCGTCTCATCCTGGGGACCGCGCGCTACCCGAGCACGCAGACGCTGCTCGACGCACTCGCCGCCGCCGGCGCGGAGCTCGCCACCGTAGGCATCCGCCGTGTGAGCCCCAGCGCCGGGGGAGAGGAGAATCTCTACCGCTTGTTGCGCCAGTACGGGTATCGGGTCTTACCGAACACGGCGGGGTGCTTCACCGCGCGGGACGCAGTGCTTACCGCCGAGCTGGCGCGAGAAGCTTTGGACACGTCGCTCCTCAAGCTCGAGGTCATCGGCGACGAGGACACCTTGCTTCCCGATGTGGCTGGCCTGCTGGAAGCGGCGCGCGAGCTCGTCCGCCTCGGCTTCCAAGTTCTGCCCTACACGAACGACGATCCGATCACGGCGAAGAAGCTGGAGGATTTGGGGTGCCTCGCGGTCATGCCGCTCGGTGCGCCCATCGGCTCGGGTCTCGGCATCCGCAACCCGCACAACATCGAGCTCATCGTCGAGCGGGCCCGGGTGCCAGTGATCGTCGATGCCGGCGTCGGCACGGCGTCCGACGTGGCGGTGGCCTTCGAGCTCGGTTGCGACGCCGTCCTCCTCAATACCGCGGTGGCCCGCGCCCGCGACCCGGTGACCATGGCGGCGGCGATGCACGCCGCGGCCCGCGCCGGCTGGCTGGCGCGCCGCGCCGGGCGCATTCCGCGCCTCTTCCGCGCCCAGGCCTCGACGGCCCTCGAAGGGCGGATCGGCGGCCACAAGGGCCCGCCGCCGTCGTGA